A region from the Variovorax sp. RKNM96 genome encodes:
- a CDS encoding STM4013/SEN3800 family hydrolase, with product MNEPVDMNRVVGTHDIVLITLDTLRYDVAQTAFERGELPVLSRHLPAQGWEKRHTPGNFTYAAHHAFFAGYLPTPARPGAHPRLFATAFRGSETTARTTFVFDEENIPKGLGARGYRTVCIGGVGFFNKQNALGQVFPGMFAESHWHPTLGVGHRRSTERQVDLAMQRLHADAQRVFLFINVSSIHTPNRAYLPGHTEDSIETHAAALRYVDGALGPLFDACASRGPTFVIVCSDHGTAYGDDGYHGHRIGHDCVWTVPYAHFFLGAPC from the coding sequence ATGAACGAGCCCGTCGACATGAACCGGGTGGTCGGCACCCATGACATCGTGCTGATCACGCTCGACACCTTGCGCTATGACGTGGCGCAAACGGCGTTCGAGCGCGGCGAGCTGCCGGTGCTCTCGCGGCACCTGCCCGCGCAAGGCTGGGAGAAACGCCACACGCCGGGCAACTTCACCTATGCGGCCCACCACGCGTTCTTCGCCGGCTACCTGCCGACACCGGCCAGGCCGGGCGCGCATCCCCGGCTCTTCGCCACCGCTTTTCGCGGCAGCGAGACCACGGCGCGCACCACCTTCGTCTTCGATGAAGAGAACATTCCCAAGGGCCTGGGCGCACGCGGATACCGCACCGTCTGCATCGGCGGCGTGGGTTTCTTCAACAAGCAGAACGCGCTGGGCCAGGTGTTTCCCGGAATGTTTGCGGAAAGTCATTGGCATCCCACGTTGGGCGTGGGACATCGCCGCTCCACGGAACGCCAGGTGGACCTGGCCATGCAGCGGCTGCATGCCGATGCGCAGCGCGTGTTTCTCTTCATCAACGTGTCCTCGATCCACACACCGAATCGCGCCTACCTTCCCGGTCATACCGAGGACTCCATCGAAACCCATGCCGCCGCGTTGCGCTACGTGGACGGGGCACTGGGGCCCCTGTTCGATGCGTGCGCGTCGCGCGGGCCCACCTTTGTGATCGTCTGCTCCGACCACGGCACGGCGTATGGCGACGACGGGTACCACGGCCACCGCATCGGCCACGATTGCGTGTGGACCGTTCCGTATGCGCACTTCTTCCTGGGGGCGCCATGCTGA
- a CDS encoding tripartite tricarboxylate transporter permease — MDLINNLSLGFGVAFTFTNLLYCLVGCILGTLIGVLPGIGPVATIAMLLPATYALPPVSALIMLAGIYYGAQYGGSTTAILVNLPGESSSVVTVIDGYQMARKGRAGPALAAAGLGSFFAGCVGTLILAAFAPPLTELAFKFGPAEYFSLMILGLIGAVVLASGSLLKAIAMIVLGLLLGLVGTDVNSGVARYSFDIPELTDGIGFVAIAMGVFGYGEIIANLSRPDDEREVFTAKVSGLFPTKEDFKRMIPAVLRGTALGSALGILPGGGALLAAFAAYTIEKKTKLQPGEVPFGKGNIRGVAAPESANNAGAQTSFIPLLTLGIPPNAVMALMVGAMTIHNIQPGPQVMTSNPELFWGLIASMWLGNAMLIILNLPLIGMWIKLLSVPYKFLFPAIVLFCAIGVYSTNNNTFDIWMVGIFGLVGYTFFKLGCEPAPLLLGFILGPMMEENLRRSLLLSRGDWSVFVTRPISASLLAAAALLLVIVLLPAVKSKREEAFVED; from the coding sequence ATGGACCTGATCAATAACCTTTCCCTGGGTTTTGGCGTTGCCTTTACCTTCACGAACCTGCTGTACTGCCTGGTCGGCTGCATCCTGGGCACGCTGATCGGCGTGCTCCCGGGCATCGGCCCGGTCGCGACCATCGCGATGCTGCTGCCCGCCACGTATGCACTGCCGCCCGTGTCGGCGCTGATCATGCTGGCCGGTATCTATTACGGCGCGCAATACGGCGGTTCGACCACCGCGATTCTTGTGAACCTGCCGGGCGAATCGTCCTCGGTGGTGACCGTGATCGACGGCTACCAGATGGCGCGCAAGGGCCGTGCGGGTCCGGCGCTCGCGGCTGCGGGCCTCGGCTCGTTCTTCGCGGGTTGCGTCGGCACGCTGATCCTGGCTGCCTTCGCGCCGCCGCTGACCGAACTGGCCTTCAAGTTCGGCCCGGCCGAGTACTTCTCGCTGATGATCCTGGGCCTGATCGGCGCCGTGGTGCTGGCTTCGGGCTCGCTGCTCAAGGCCATCGCGATGATCGTGCTGGGCCTCTTGCTGGGCCTGGTCGGTACCGACGTGAACTCGGGTGTCGCACGCTACAGCTTCGACATCCCCGAACTCACCGACGGCATCGGCTTCGTGGCCATCGCCATGGGCGTGTTCGGCTACGGCGAAATCATTGCCAACCTCTCGCGTCCGGACGACGAACGCGAAGTGTTCACCGCCAAGGTCTCGGGCCTGTTCCCGACCAAGGAAGACTTCAAGCGCATGATCCCCGCCGTGCTGCGTGGTACCGCGCTCGGTTCTGCACTGGGCATCCTGCCCGGCGGCGGTGCGCTGCTGGCGGCTTTCGCGGCCTACACGATCGAGAAGAAGACCAAGCTGCAGCCGGGCGAAGTGCCCTTCGGCAAGGGCAACATCCGCGGCGTGGCAGCTCCCGAGTCGGCCAACAACGCCGGTGCGCAAACCTCCTTCATCCCGCTGCTGACGCTGGGCATTCCGCCCAACGCGGTGATGGCGCTGATGGTGGGCGCGATGACCATCCACAACATCCAGCCGGGCCCGCAGGTGATGACCAGCAACCCCGAGCTGTTCTGGGGCCTGATCGCCTCGATGTGGCTGGGCAACGCGATGCTGATCATCCTGAACCTGCCGCTGATCGGCATGTGGATCAAGCTGCTGTCGGTGCCGTACAAGTTCCTGTTCCCCGCCATCGTGCTGTTCTGTGCGATCGGCGTGTACTCGACCAACAACAACACCTTCGACATCTGGATGGTGGGCATCTTCGGTCTGGTGGGCTACACCTTCTTCAAGCTGGGTTGCGAGCCTGCACCGTTGCTGCTGGGCTTCATCCTCGGGCCGATGATGGAAGAAAACCTGCGCCGCTCGCTGCTGCTGTCGCGTGGCGACTGGAGCGTGTTCGTCACGCGTCCGATCTCCGCAAGCCTGCTGGCTGCCGCAGCGCTGCTGCTGGTGATCGTGCTGCTGCCTGCGGTGAAATCCAAGCGCGAGGAAGCCTTCGTCGAAGACTGA
- a CDS encoding tripartite tricarboxylate transporter TctB family protein, with protein MKIKSQKDFFSGLMFTIVGVGFAWGATTYSVGSGARMGPGYFPLMLGILMSLIGLGIMFSGLTVETTDGEKIGKWAWKQVVFILGANLAFGILLGGLPSLGVPAMGMIIAIYALVIISSLAGQEFKLPTVLILATVLAVGSYVAFIWALKLQIQVWPTFITG; from the coding sequence GTGAAAATCAAAAGTCAGAAAGACTTTTTCTCGGGACTGATGTTCACCATCGTGGGTGTGGGGTTCGCCTGGGGCGCCACCACCTACAGCGTGGGCAGCGGCGCCCGCATGGGTCCCGGTTACTTCCCGTTGATGCTTGGCATCCTGATGTCCCTGATCGGCCTCGGGATCATGTTCAGCGGCCTTACCGTTGAAACGACCGACGGCGAAAAGATCGGCAAATGGGCCTGGAAGCAGGTGGTGTTCATCCTGGGCGCCAACCTCGCGTTCGGCATCCTGCTCGGCGGCCTGCCGAGCCTGGGTGTGCCGGCCATGGGCATGATCATCGCGATCTACGCGCTCGTGATCATCTCCAGCCTCGCGGGGCAGGAATTCAAGCTGCCCACCGTGCTGATCCTGGCCACCGTCCTGGCCGTCGGCAGCTATGTCGCATTCATCTGGGCACTCAAGCTGCAGATCCAGGTCTGGCCGACCTTCATCACGGGCTGA
- a CDS encoding STM4015 family protein translates to MTISDRTETFFGKSVQDYQGGEVAGGPGIVHRLCLDYDDDKSMGALLEEYLSKIDKSALDALILGPWSEPHDTGPGDAFEVLIEHASELKNLKALFVGDMTFEDCEISWIIQGNYQALLQAFPQLEVLRIRGATSLQLPAFSHAALRELVIESGGLPREISEGLAQSTLPSLEHLELWLGTDEYGFDGDVDLFRGVLQKLRSPKLRHLGLRDSEIADQVAAWLATEGWVAELDTLDLSLGTLGDEGAKALLASPHVTKLKRLDLSHHYISAPVQAQLHAAIPGVVLDDPQEPDEGNRYVAVGE, encoded by the coding sequence ATGACCATCTCGGACCGTACCGAGACATTTTTCGGCAAAAGTGTTCAGGACTATCAAGGTGGCGAGGTGGCCGGCGGTCCCGGCATCGTTCACCGCCTGTGCCTCGACTACGACGACGACAAGTCGATGGGCGCATTGCTCGAGGAGTACCTCTCCAAGATCGACAAGTCCGCGCTCGACGCCCTGATCCTCGGGCCGTGGTCCGAGCCCCACGACACCGGCCCCGGCGACGCGTTCGAAGTCCTGATCGAACACGCGTCTGAACTGAAGAATCTCAAGGCGCTGTTCGTCGGCGACATGACCTTCGAGGACTGCGAGATTTCCTGGATCATCCAGGGCAACTATCAAGCCCTGCTGCAGGCCTTTCCTCAACTCGAGGTGCTGCGCATCCGCGGCGCGACCTCGCTGCAGTTGCCTGCGTTCAGCCACGCCGCGCTGCGCGAGCTCGTCATCGAATCCGGCGGCCTGCCGCGCGAGATCAGCGAGGGCCTGGCGCAATCCACGCTGCCGTCGCTCGAGCACCTCGAACTGTGGCTGGGCACCGACGAATACGGCTTCGACGGCGACGTCGACCTGTTCCGCGGCGTGTTGCAGAAACTTCGCTCGCCCAAGCTGCGCCACCTCGGCCTTCGCGATTCGGAGATCGCCGACCAGGTGGCCGCATGGCTGGCGACCGAAGGCTGGGTTGCGGAGCTCGACACCCTCGACCTGTCGCTCGGCACGCTCGGCGACGAAGGCGCCAAGGCCCTGCTTGCAAGCCCTCACGTCACGAAGCTGAAGCGCCTCGACCTGTCGCACCACTACATCAGCGCGCCGGTTCAGGCGCAACTGCACGCGGCCATCCCCGGCGTGGTGCTCGACGATCCGCAGGAGCCCGACGAAGGGAATCGGTACGTGGCGGTGGGCGAGTAG
- a CDS encoding tripartite tricarboxylate transporter substrate binding protein, with the protein MKRIQFLQGAAVALLCMAASSASLAQGYPNKPIRLIVPFPAGGATDLFARTLGQKMGEKLGTQLIIDNKPGAGGAIGSDQAAKAPPDGYTLLLATTSTHSIGPAVMPKLPYDTVRDFTPIGHVGDAPSIMLVPVTSPAKTVREWIDYAKKNPGKLNYASSGNGTIVQLTAELFKAQAGVFVTHIPYKGTALAIPDLISGKIDVLFDSLPTGMPHVRDGRLRALGVTTLKRSPLAPELPPIADTLPGYESNTWFGFYGPKNLPADIVARVNKAANEALADSEVKDKLARLGIEPAVAGTPEQFAKMVAIDAAKWKKIVVDRKITNE; encoded by the coding sequence ATGAAAAGAATCCAGTTCCTTCAAGGGGCCGCCGTTGCGCTGCTGTGCATGGCCGCCTCGTCTGCCAGCCTGGCGCAGGGCTACCCGAACAAGCCGATCCGGCTCATCGTGCCCTTTCCCGCGGGCGGCGCCACCGACCTCTTCGCCCGCACGCTCGGGCAGAAGATGGGCGAGAAGCTCGGCACCCAGCTGATCATCGACAACAAGCCCGGCGCCGGCGGTGCGATCGGCTCCGACCAGGCGGCGAAGGCCCCGCCCGACGGCTACACGCTGCTGCTGGCCACCACCAGCACGCATTCGATCGGCCCGGCCGTGATGCCGAAGCTGCCCTACGACACGGTGCGCGACTTCACGCCCATCGGCCATGTGGGCGATGCGCCCAGCATCATGCTGGTGCCGGTCACCTCGCCTGCCAAGACGGTGCGCGAGTGGATCGACTACGCCAAGAAGAACCCCGGCAAGCTCAACTATGCATCGAGCGGCAACGGCACCATCGTGCAGCTCACGGCGGAACTCTTCAAGGCGCAGGCCGGTGTGTTCGTGACGCACATTCCCTACAAGGGCACGGCGCTGGCCATTCCCGACCTGATCAGCGGCAAGATCGACGTGCTGTTCGATTCGCTCCCCACCGGCATGCCCCATGTGCGCGATGGCCGGTTGCGTGCCCTGGGCGTCACCACGCTCAAGCGCTCGCCGCTTGCGCCCGAGCTGCCGCCGATTGCCGACACGCTGCCGGGCTACGAGTCGAACACCTGGTTCGGCTTCTACGGTCCGAAGAACCTGCCGGCCGACATCGTGGCGCGCGTCAACAAGGCGGCCAATGAAGCGCTTGCCGATTCAGAAGTGAAGGACAAGCTCGCGCGGCTGGGCATCGAGCCTGCCGTGGCCGGCACGCCCGAGCAGTTCGCGAAGATGGTGGCCATCGACGCCGCCAAATGGAAAAAGATCGTCGTGGACCGCAAGATCACCAACGAATAA
- a CDS encoding LysR family transcriptional regulator codes for MTKNATEEVSLQQLRALAAVAESGSFTLAAESLQLTQPAISHLVKRMEEQLGQPLIVRGRRIQLTSAGQVMVETAVRALRLIDESVGACRSQSQLREGRVVLAVGHLTAGALLPPMLGRFSQKHPTLATTLLDSTAEQMISRILSQEADLGFGSDIGQKHSELATEPLFTERMALFVRDDHPLAQRVVVDAKHLDGLPFIHVNPDANIWRAVSRQLSSVANVYPQVVHHVSMLSTAFGLIQAGAGVALLPRYVEVLMPGNLRAVAVTRPTLEYPVVAVRLAKHPLSPAALAFLAMARQHMKPPRTGK; via the coding sequence ATGACAAAGAACGCCACGGAAGAGGTCTCGCTGCAGCAGCTGCGGGCGCTGGCGGCGGTGGCCGAATCGGGCAGCTTCACGCTCGCGGCCGAGAGCTTGCAGCTGACGCAGCCGGCCATCAGCCATCTGGTCAAGCGCATGGAGGAGCAGCTCGGGCAGCCGCTCATCGTGCGCGGCCGCCGCATCCAGCTCACGAGCGCGGGCCAGGTGATGGTCGAGACGGCCGTGCGGGCGCTGCGGCTGATCGATGAATCGGTCGGCGCCTGCCGCTCGCAGTCGCAGTTGCGCGAAGGGCGCGTGGTGCTGGCCGTGGGCCATCTCACGGCAGGCGCCCTGCTGCCGCCGATGCTCGGGCGCTTCTCGCAGAAGCACCCGACGCTCGCGACCACGCTGCTCGACAGCACGGCCGAGCAGATGATCTCGCGCATCCTTTCGCAGGAGGCTGATCTCGGCTTCGGCTCGGACATCGGGCAGAAGCACTCCGAACTCGCGACCGAGCCCCTGTTCACCGAGCGCATGGCCCTCTTCGTGCGCGACGACCATCCGCTCGCGCAGCGCGTGGTGGTCGATGCGAAGCACCTGGACGGGCTGCCCTTCATCCACGTCAACCCCGACGCCAACATCTGGCGCGCGGTGAGCCGCCAGCTGTCGAGCGTGGCGAACGTGTACCCGCAGGTGGTGCATCACGTGTCGATGCTGTCGACGGCCTTCGGTCTCATCCAGGCGGGCGCGGGCGTGGCGCTGCTGCCGCGCTATGTGGAGGTGCTGATGCCCGGCAACCTGCGCGCGGTGGCGGTGACGCGGCCCACGCTCGAATACCCGGTGGTCGCCGTGCGGCTGGCCAAGCATCCGCTCAGCCCGGCGGCCCTGGCCTTCCTGGCGATGGCGCGGCAGCACATGAAACCGCCGCGCACCGGCAAATAA
- a CDS encoding DNA-deoxyinosine glycosylase, translating into MNPSAAPDPDTLVLTGLAPIVSPATVVLILGSFPGVRSLEQQQYYAHPQNQFWKILQAVWPDHPLPTGADSYAKKKAWLLERGLGVWDVYAACEREGSLDSAIRAPVVNDIAGLELPKLAAIAHNGGESFKHARHTRTLGVPVYQLPSTSPANASWSFERKLAAWREVFDAHKLI; encoded by the coding sequence ATGAATCCATCCGCCGCACCCGACCCCGACACCCTGGTGCTCACAGGCCTCGCGCCCATCGTCTCGCCCGCCACCGTCGTGCTGATCCTCGGCAGCTTTCCGGGCGTGCGGTCGCTCGAACAGCAGCAGTACTATGCGCATCCCCAAAACCAGTTCTGGAAGATCTTGCAAGCCGTCTGGCCCGACCACCCGCTGCCGACCGGCGCAGACAGCTACGCGAAGAAGAAGGCGTGGCTGCTCGAGCGCGGCCTGGGCGTGTGGGACGTGTATGCGGCGTGCGAACGCGAAGGCAGCCTCGATTCGGCGATTCGCGCACCCGTCGTGAACGACATCGCCGGCCTCGAGCTGCCGAAGCTCGCCGCCATCGCGCACAACGGCGGCGAGAGCTTCAAGCATGCGCGCCACACGCGCACCCTCGGCGTGCCGGTTTACCAACTGCCTTCCACCAGCCCCGCCAATGCGTCGTGGAGCTTCGAGCGCAAGCTCGCGGCCTGGCGCGAGGTCTTCGACGCCCACAAACTCATCTGA
- a CDS encoding spermidine synthase: MATRTTPVLPEVNFSDWGDIRYLHLGTEWVQGSMKLDAPFEIELEYVQRMMAWLLFIDGKTVASRHAMQLGLGAATLTKFCRKTLRMRTTAVELNPQVVSACRGWFKLPADDPKLRVVIADAAVEIRKPEWQGTVDALQVDLYDHEAAAPVLDSEDFYADCRALLTEDGCMTVNLFGRSSSYERSLEKIAAAFGADTVWAFKPTREGNTVVLAQRTPSRPKREVLAERAQTIQTRWSLPAPKWLRVFKPLNTSITRPAGS, encoded by the coding sequence ATGGCCACGCGCACCACCCCCGTTCTTCCCGAAGTCAATTTCTCCGACTGGGGCGACATCCGCTATCTGCACCTGGGCACCGAATGGGTCCAGGGCTCGATGAAGCTCGATGCACCGTTCGAGATCGAGCTCGAATACGTGCAGCGCATGATGGCCTGGCTGCTGTTCATCGACGGCAAGACCGTCGCCAGTCGCCATGCGATGCAGCTGGGCCTTGGCGCGGCCACGCTCACCAAGTTCTGCCGCAAGACGCTGCGCATGCGCACCACGGCGGTCGAGCTCAACCCGCAGGTGGTGTCGGCCTGCCGCGGCTGGTTCAAGCTGCCGGCGGACGACCCGAAGCTGCGCGTGGTGATCGCCGATGCGGCGGTGGAGATCCGCAAGCCCGAGTGGCAGGGCACGGTCGATGCGTTGCAGGTCGACCTGTACGACCATGAAGCAGCGGCGCCGGTGCTCGACAGCGAAGACTTCTACGCCGACTGCCGCGCGCTGCTCACCGAAGACGGCTGCATGACGGTCAACCTCTTCGGCCGCTCGTCGAGCTACGAGCGCAGCCTGGAGAAGATCGCCGCCGCGTTCGGCGCCGATACCGTCTGGGCCTTCAAGCCGACGCGCGAAGGCAACACGGTGGTGCTGGCGCAGCGCACGCCGAGCCGCCCGAAGCGCGAGGTGCTTGCCGAGCGCGCGCAAACGATCCAGACTCGCTGGAGTCTGCCCGCGCCGAAGTGGCTGCGGGTGTTCAAGCCCCTGAATACTTCCATCACCCGACCTGCCGGCTCATGA
- a CDS encoding GspE/PulE family protein, whose amino-acid sequence MSAVPAVSAPAPLAARHEGPLDLRRLIEWLATDGVISPVEAKRTIARCAQAESRQAPLVRLANVAMTRESDNKPLDLEALTQWLAGRAGLSYLRIDPLKVDVGKVADTMSAAYAERHKVLPVQVLPNEVVVATAEPFLTDWISEVERQSKRTVRRVVANPADIQRYTAEFFALAKSVRAAQKAGGNTGGASFEQLVELGKSNKQLDANDQSVVQVVDWLWQYAFDQRASDIHLEPRREQGVIRFRIDGILHPAYQMPMGVMNAMVARIKLLGRMDVVEKRRPLDGRIKTRNMRGDEVEMRLSTLPTAFGEKMVMRIFDPDTAVKDLDALGFAQHDAQRWEQLVTRPNGIILVTGPTGSGKTTTLYSTLKRVATEEVNVSTVEDPIEMIEPSFNQTQVQPQLDFGFTEGLRALMRQDPDIIMVGEIRDLATAEMAVQAALTGHLVFSTLHTNDAPSAITRMMELGVPSYLITAVMLGVLAQRLVRTLCPHCKQPDDTVTRESLEAIVKPWQITGSVRAYKPVGCVDCRMTGYMGRMGLYELLSVTEAFKDKVTKEPNLTGLRRQAVIDGMRPLRLAGALRVAEGVTTIEEVLSATPPLE is encoded by the coding sequence ATGAGCGCTGTTCCCGCCGTTTCCGCCCCCGCACCCCTGGCCGCCCGCCACGAAGGCCCGCTCGACCTGCGCCGCCTGATCGAATGGCTGGCCACCGACGGCGTGATTTCCCCCGTCGAAGCCAAGCGCACCATCGCACGCTGCGCCCAGGCCGAGAGCCGCCAGGCACCGCTGGTTCGCCTGGCCAATGTGGCGATGACGCGCGAGAGCGACAACAAGCCGCTCGACCTCGAGGCGCTCACGCAATGGCTCGCTGGCCGTGCGGGCCTTTCCTACCTGCGCATCGATCCGCTCAAGGTCGACGTGGGCAAGGTCGCCGACACCATGAGCGCGGCCTACGCCGAGCGTCACAAGGTGCTGCCTGTGCAGGTGCTGCCCAACGAGGTGGTGGTGGCCACGGCTGAGCCGTTTCTCACCGACTGGATCTCCGAGGTCGAGCGTCAGTCCAAGCGCACCGTGCGGCGCGTGGTGGCCAATCCGGCCGACATCCAGCGCTACACGGCCGAGTTCTTCGCGCTCGCGAAATCGGTGCGCGCCGCGCAGAAGGCCGGCGGCAACACCGGCGGCGCGAGCTTCGAGCAGCTGGTGGAGCTGGGCAAGAGCAACAAGCAGCTCGACGCCAACGACCAGAGCGTGGTGCAGGTGGTCGACTGGCTCTGGCAGTACGCCTTCGACCAGCGCGCGAGCGACATCCACCTGGAGCCGCGCCGCGAGCAGGGCGTGATCCGCTTTCGCATCGACGGCATCCTGCATCCTGCCTACCAGATGCCGATGGGCGTGATGAACGCGATGGTCGCGCGCATCAAGCTGCTGGGCCGCATGGACGTGGTCGAGAAGCGCAGGCCGCTCGACGGCCGCATCAAGACCCGCAACATGCGCGGCGACGAAGTCGAAATGCGCCTCTCGACCTTGCCGACTGCCTTCGGCGAGAAGATGGTGATGCGGATCTTCGATCCCGACACCGCGGTGAAAGACCTCGACGCGCTGGGCTTTGCCCAACACGATGCGCAGCGTTGGGAACAGCTGGTGACGCGGCCCAACGGCATCATCCTGGTGACCGGCCCGACGGGCTCGGGCAAGACCACCACGCTGTACTCCACGCTCAAGCGCGTGGCGACCGAAGAGGTCAATGTGAGCACGGTGGAAGACCCGATCGAAATGATCGAGCCCTCGTTCAACCAGACGCAGGTGCAGCCGCAGCTGGACTTCGGTTTCACCGAGGGCCTGCGCGCGCTGATGCGGCAGGACCCGGACATCATCATGGTCGGCGAAATCCGCGACCTCGCCACCGCCGAGATGGCGGTGCAGGCCGCGCTCACCGGCCACCTGGTGTTCAGCACGCTGCACACCAACGACGCGCCGAGCGCCATCACGCGGATGATGGAGCTGGGCGTGCCCTCGTACCTCATCACCGCCGTGATGCTCGGCGTGCTCGCGCAGCGCCTGGTGCGCACGCTGTGCCCGCATTGCAAGCAGCCCGACGACACGGTCACGCGCGAAAGCCTCGAGGCCATCGTCAAGCCCTGGCAGATCACCGGCTCGGTGCGTGCCTACAAGCCGGTGGGTTGCGTCGACTGCCGCATGACCGGCTACATGGGCCGCATGGGCCTCTACGAACTGCTGAGCGTGACCGAGGCCTTCAAGGACAAGGTCACCAAGGAGCCCAACCTCACGGGCCTTCGGCGCCAGGCCGTGATCGACGGCATGCGGCCTTTGCGGCTGGCCGGAGCGTTGCGCGTGGCCGAGGGCGTGACCACCATCGAAGAGGTGCTGAGCGCCACGCCACCCCTGGAGTGA
- a CDS encoding STM4014 family protein, whose protein sequence is MLPWVVLGVATSKRTKGLLAAARETRASVRLVEWREWLADAHALEDRLQQPCRFKIEPPGDDARVHMALVHMGCEYLGRAPCAPIERGELAQADAWFEGFRIAMKRLERTLAAMPHARVVNAPAEILAMTDKLDCQQQLQSSAVPTAPLLGLVRDYEHLVALLDRSGLDRVFLKARYGSSASGVIAFRRNRRGQQQAATTAQLHEGGRLFNVKRVSCYTRHDEVRRVVDLVSAQGAYAEAWIPKPRHGAGHFDLRAVTFGGRVAHRIARLGQRPMTNLHLDSERVDPDRVLASEDQAALASTAELAAGVFPRSNVVGFDLVVRQGKAHVLEANAFGDLLPGWLWQGKDTYATAFGDGAMR, encoded by the coding sequence ATGCTCCCTTGGGTGGTGCTGGGCGTTGCGACGAGCAAGCGCACGAAAGGCCTGCTGGCCGCCGCCCGGGAGACGAGGGCATCCGTGCGGCTCGTCGAATGGCGCGAGTGGCTCGCCGACGCGCATGCGCTCGAAGACCGGCTCCAGCAGCCCTGCCGCTTCAAGATAGAACCGCCCGGTGACGACGCCCGGGTGCACATGGCGCTCGTGCACATGGGGTGCGAGTACCTGGGCCGTGCGCCCTGCGCGCCGATCGAACGCGGCGAGCTGGCGCAAGCGGACGCATGGTTCGAGGGCTTCCGCATCGCAATGAAACGCCTCGAGCGCACGCTCGCTGCGATGCCCCATGCACGGGTCGTCAACGCGCCCGCGGAGATCCTGGCGATGACCGACAAGCTGGATTGCCAGCAGCAACTGCAGTCCAGCGCCGTGCCCACCGCGCCACTGCTGGGGCTCGTGCGTGACTACGAGCATCTTGTGGCACTGCTCGATCGCAGCGGCCTTGACCGCGTTTTCCTCAAGGCCCGCTATGGCTCGTCCGCGTCCGGCGTGATCGCATTCCGGCGCAATCGCCGCGGGCAGCAACAGGCGGCCACGACCGCGCAGCTTCACGAGGGCGGGCGACTGTTCAACGTCAAGCGCGTGTCCTGCTACACGCGGCACGACGAGGTGCGCCGCGTGGTCGACCTGGTGAGCGCCCAGGGCGCGTACGCGGAGGCATGGATACCCAAGCCGCGCCATGGCGCGGGCCATTTCGACCTGCGCGCGGTGACTTTCGGCGGCCGCGTCGCGCACCGCATCGCGCGCCTCGGACAACGACCGATGACCAACCTTCATCTGGACAGCGAACGCGTCGATCCCGACCGTGTGCTCGCGTCCGAAGACCAGGCGGCGCTCGCCTCGACGGCCGAACTTGCCGCAGGCGTTTTCCCGCGCAGCAACGTCGTCGGCTTCGACCTCGTGGTGCGCCAGGGAAAAGCCCATGTGCTGGAGGCCAACGCCTTCGGCGATCTGCTGCCGGGTTGGCTGTGGCAGGGCAAGGACACCTACGCCACCGCCTTCGGCGACGGCGCGATGCGATGA